The genomic stretch AGGATCACGGCGTCCACCACCGAAAACGTGATGGTGCCGACCGTCACACCAATGGCCAGGACCAGGACGATGAAGATTGACTGAGCGGATCCGGCGCGGAGGGCGCGCATCGCATCGCGGAGCGTCAAACCTGCTGTTCGGAATCCACGAGGGGCGCCTGACAGCAACGCGATCCCAATCACGCGCAACACGTTCAGGTTCACCCACAATGCGGGCAGGCGGGGTCTGCGACCAGCCGCATTCCGCTCGGCCAGTTCCTCAAGGACGTCACCAATAGCGGCGGTCGCCTCGTCGCGCGACGAGGCCACGCTCAGGAGCCGGACGAGGACGCGGGCTGGAGTTGGCGTCATCACTCACCTCCGCTTGAGCACGCCCTCGAGGCCGACGAGCATGGTGTCGATCCGTCCGAGTGATTCCTGAACGGCCTTGACGCCAGACGCCTTGACCTCAAAGAACCGCTTCGGCCGGCCGCCCCGCTCCGGCGTGGGATCGCCGTAGGAAGAACGGACGAGGTCTTTGTCTTCCATACGACCCAGTGTGATCAGCACTGCGGCTCTGGACACTTTGCGACCTGTTCTCGTCTCGATATTTCGCGTCACCGCCAGCGGATACGCGGCCTCACCGAGACTCATCGTCGCCAGCAGCACCAGCAGTTCGAATTCGCCCAGCGGCGGGGCCAGATTGCGTGTCGGCATAAAGTGGTAACAAAGTTACCATGAAGGTCAAGCACCCGTACGATTTGCCCATGTGTCTAAATTACTCACTTGTATTTTTGACACATAGTCACAATAGTCATACGCTGGCGCATGGCATCCCACGGGCGCTACCTGTTGCCTCAGGTCAAGAAGGATCTCACCCGGAAGATGGTCTTTGTTTCCGGCCCACGACAGGTCGGCAAGACCACCATGGCGCGGGCCCTGCCCGGCGGAAAGACGGGGTATCTCACCTGGGACGACGCGGAAGACCGTGAGCGGATTCTCACGCAGCAGTTGCCATCGTCCACGCTCTGGATCTTCGACGAGTTGCACAAATACCGTCAGTGGCGCAACTACCTGAAGGGGCTGTACGACAAGCGACGGGCGCGTCAGCGCATCCTCGTCACGGGAAGTGGCCGTCTCGACTTCTATCGATTCGGCGGCGACTCGCTCCAGGGCCGCTACCACCTCCTGCGCCTGCATCCCTTGTCGGTCGCCGAGCTGCGGCTGAAGTCTCAGGGCGACCTTGGCGACCTGCTCACACTTGGAGGTTTTCCCGAACCGTACTGGAGCAGTTCCGAAGTGGAGGCCCGGCGCTGGTCGCGCGACTATCGCACGCGGCTCATCCGCGAGGACGTGGCTGGCCTGGAGCGGCTGCACGATCTGGGGCACCTCGAACTGCTCATGCTGCGTCTGCCTGAGCTCACCGGTTCCCCGCTGTCGATCAATGCCGTTCGTGAAGATTTGCAGGTGGCACACAAGACGGTGGCCAATTGGCTTGACGTCCTCGAACGCCTCTATGCCATCTTCAGGCTCTCGCCGTTCGGTGCCCCGCGCATCCGTGCGGTCAAGAAGGAACAGAAGCACTACCACTGGGACTGGACACTCGTGCAGGCCCCCGGTGCCCGCTTCGAGAACCTGGTGGCCTCACACCTCCTCAAGTGGGTGCATTTTCGGCAGGACACGGAAGGGCGTGACGTTGACCTTCGCTATTTCCGGGACCACGATCGTCGCGAGGTGGACTTCGTCGTGGTTGAGGGCCGAACCCCGGTGCTGATGGTGGAATGCAAACTCGACGACGCGCCCGTGGACCCCGGGTTGCGGTATCTGAAAGCCAGGTTTCCCGGGTGCGATGCGTGGCAGATTCACGCGAAAGGCACCAAGGACTACCAGACGGCCGAGGGCATCCGTGTGGCACCGGCCGTGACGCTGCTGAAAACCCTGGTCTGACGTCTCCGTGTTTATCCCCGGAGCTTACCGAGCATCCCCATGATGTCGTCCAGGGGATTGCCATCGCCGTCAAGGTCGAGCATTGACGCAATGCCGCCGCCCGATTTCCGGCCGCCGCCACCGGACGCGTTTCCGCCCAGCAGTCCACCAAGCAAGTCGCCCAGACCGCCGCCCATCGAAGACGGCATGACGCTGCCCCCGCCGCTTTGCTGCTTCGAGATAAAGCCGCCCACGAGCATCGCGAGCATCGGCAGCATCTTCTTGAGCAGCGACGGATCGAGTCCTGACTGCGATGCCGCGTTCTGTGCGACCGCGCGGCTCACGTCTTTCGATCCGAAGATCTGCCCAAGCACGTCATTGCCGCGCGCCACATTCGTCGGCTGCGCTCCCAGCACATCGTCGAGCAACCCACCACCACCGAACTGGTTGAGCAATCCGCCCAGGCCTTCGAGGCCAGACGACTGCCCCTGCGCCTGTTTCTTGAATCCGCCGAGGATGGCGGGCGCGAGGGCGTCGGCGCCACTGGCCACTTGCGCTTCGCTCACACCAAGTTCGCGCGCTATCGACTGAAGTCCGCCCATCTGGGCGAGAATGTCTGTGATCTGCATTACGTCTCTCCTACAATCGCTTGATGCCTGTCGTTCCCGACGTTTCAACCCGCACGATTATCTTCTGCGATGGCGCCACGAAAGGGAACCCTGGACCAGGCGGCTGGGGCGCGGTGGTGGTGACGCCGGATGGCCGCGTGACGGAACTGGGCGGTGCGATTCCCCACACGACCAACAACCGGATGGAGTTGACGGCGGCGATCAGCGCACTCGAGCGTGTGCAGTCGGTCGGCGGCCCACTGGACGTGTATACAGACTCCACATACGTCATCAAGGGCATCCGCGAGTGGATCTGGGCCTGGCGCCGGCGCGGATGGAAGACCGTGGAAGGCAACGACGTGCTCAACCGGGATCTGTGGGAAGTGATGTCGGCGCTGGTCCAGGCGCGCGGCACCTCTGTTATCGAATGGCACTATGTCCGAGGACACGTGGGCACGCCCGGCAACGAACGGTGTGACGCCATTGCGGATGGCCTTGCAAGGCACGCCCAGGTGAACCTGTACTCAGGCACCCTTCTGGGGTACGACGTCGATATTTCCGATGTGCCCGCGGACACGGCGGTACCGGTGCGAAGCGCAGGCCCTCGCAAGGAGAAGGTCGCCGCGCATTCATACGTCAGCGTGGTGGACGGCCGGCCGACCCGTCACGCCACCTGGGCCGAATGCGAACGCCACGTGAAGGGCCGCTCCGGCGCCAAGTTCAAGAAGTCCGTCAGCGCGGCTGATGAGGCCGCCATCCTGCGAAGCTGGAACGTCGACCCTTCCGATCTCTGATCACCGCTTCGTTGCGCCGGGGCCCTGAACGACGCGCCCGGGTGTGGCGTCGGTATGGACGCCATCTTTCAGGACGGGCACGCCGTTGACGAGTACGTGGACCATGCCGGTCGAATACTGGTGCGGCTTCTCGTACGTCGCGAGGTCTTCGACCTTCGCGGGATCAAAGACCGCAACATCCGCGAAGTACCCCGGCGCCAGACTCCCCCGCTTCTCGATGCGCAGCACCTTGGCGGGCTGTGAGGTCAACTTTCGTACGGCCTCCTGCAGCGTGAACACGCCCTCGCGGGTGTAGCGGCCGATGACGCGGGCGAAGCTGCCGTACGCCCGAGGGTGGGTGCTCGACTTCAGAAAGACACCTTCGGGCGCCATCGAGCCCGCGTCGGAGCTGAAGCTCATCCAGGGCAGCGCCATCTGGCGGCGGACATTCTCTTCCGACATCAGGAAGTACACGACCTGCACGCGGCTGCCGTCCTCGATCACCAGATCGATCGCGGTGTCTTCGGGCGACTTGCCTCGAGACTTCGCGACCTCGGCCAGTGTCTTGCCGGTGAGCGGCTTCAGCGCCTCGTTCTTGAAGCCGACAAGTAGCGTGCCCTCAGCGCCTGCAGCCAGATACAAGTTCTCCCACTCCGTGGTGCGCGTGGTCATCTCGCGGAGCACGCGTGGCCTGATCTTTGGGTCCTTGAGTCGGTTGGTCCAGGCCGTGTGGCCACCCTCCTGCACCCACGGCGGCATCGCCGCATCCAGCCCAGTGGACCCAGCCGTGTAGGTATACATGTCGGCGCTGATCTCCAGGCCTTCTGCCCTCGCGGACTCCACCTTCCGAATCACCTCATCGAGCTTGGTCCAGTTCTCTTTGCCTGCGGCCTTAAGGTGGTAGATCTCGGCCGGCACCTTCGCTTCGCGTGCAATCGTGATCAGCTCGTCCACCGCTTCCAGCAGTCGATTCCCTTCGCTGCGCATATGCGAGATGTAGATGCCGCCGTGTTCCCCCGCGACGCGCGCGAGTGCGACGAGTTCTGGTGTCTTCGCGTAGAACGCCGGCGCGTAGATCAGAGACGACCCAACGCCCAGCGCTCCTTCCTTCATGGCCTGGGCGACCAGGCCGCGCATGGTATCGAGCTCCGCCGGGGTCGGCTCGCGGTTCGCCTCGCCAAGCACGTGCGTCCTCACGGTGGTGGCGCCGATGAACGACGCGATGTTCGTCGAAACTCCCTTCGCGACCAGATGGTCCAGATACTCCTTGAGCGTCGTCCACTCGATGGCGTATTTGATGTCGCCTTGCTGCTCGACGATTTCGGTCTTCATCGCAGCGGTGAGCGGCCCGCCCGACGTGCCCTCGCCAAACACCTCGAGCGTCACACCCTGACGAATGTCGCTCTGCGAGCGGCCGTCGGCCAACAGCGGCGTGCCCGCCCAGCTCAACATGTTGATGAAGCCGGGTGCGACGGCCAGTCCCTTTGCGTCGATCTCCGTCCGGCCCTTGGCGTCCCCGATCGCGCCGACGGCCACGACCGTGTCCCCGTTGATCGCCACATCGCCCGTGACCGGCGCCCCACCACTGCCGTCGTAGATGGTCCCGTTGCGGATGAGGACGTCGTATTCGACAGGCCCGGCGCAGGCAGATGTCGTCAGGACAACCATAAACACGGTGGCCAGGTGGCGCATGGGTGAGAGCCTATCCCATCAGCGACCGCCGACGGTGCGGAAGCCGACGTCTTCGCCCAGGCGCACCGCAGCCCAAGCTAGGACACTGCGGTCAGGTGCTTGGTGAGCGTCAGCACGTTCTTGTCCCCTTCGCGGCGATATTCGAGGTCGTCCATCATCTCGCGAACGATGTGCAGGCCGAGTCCGCCGATGCGTCGCTCTTCGACCGGAGCGTCAAGGTCAGGCGTCGGAACGGTGAGGGGGTTGAACGGCTGCCCGCCATCGGTCACTTGGGCACGCAGCACCTCCCCATCCAGGCTCAGGCGTACGACGATTGGGTGCTCCTGCGCGTCGGAGAATGCGTAGGAAATGACGTTGGTGACGACTTCGTCAAGCGAGAGGTTGACTGCGAACATCACTTCGTCTGTGAGCTCGTGCTCGACGCCGAACGCTTCAACAGCAGCCGCCAGGCGCTCGATGTCCTTCAACCGGCTTGTGAGCGTCAGCGTCAGATCGGTGCTCACGGCCACGCCTCAGACATAGAGACGCCGCAACATGTCGGCAGCGGATTCGTCGAGCTGGTCGGCGCGGCGGATGTCTTCGAAACGGGCCAGCAGTTCGTCGGCTCTGAGGCGGCGCTTCTCGGCACCTCTGAAGTCGTGCAGCACGGCGCCGCGATGCATCATGACAAGGCGATCACCGAGATGGGCCGCCTGCTGCATCGAGTGAGTCACCATCAGCGTGGTGAGCCCGTCGCGGGCCACAATCTCCTCGCTGAGTGCGATGACCTGGTCGGCGCTTTTGGGATCGAGCGCGGCCGTGTGCTCGTCGAGCAACAACAGACGCGGCTTCAGCCACGTGGCCATCAGCAGCGTCAACGCCTGGCGCTGTCCGCCCGACAGGCTGCCGATCGCGTTGTCGAGCCGATCCTCCAGGCGCATGTTGAGACGCCGTACGCGGTCACGGAACTCGTCGCGCATCTTCGGGGTCAACGCCCACGACAGTCCCCGGCTCTTGCCCCGGCGGGCGGCGAGCGCGAGATTTTCTGCGATGGTCATCGAGGGTGCGGTGCCGCTGAACGGATTCTGAAACACCCGGCCGATCATCGAGGCCCGCCGATGCTCGGGCCACGACGTGACGTCGGTGCCGTCGATCGACAGTGTGCCGGAATCCACGATGAACGTACCGGCGACGGCATTGAGGAATGTGGACTTGCCGGATCCATTGCCGCCGATGACGATGACGAAGGAGCCTTCTTCAATTGTCAGATCGACGCCCTGAAGCGCACGTACTTCGTTCGGCGTCCCTGGGTTGAAGGTTTTGACGATGCGGCGGACGTCAAGCATGTTTCTGCCCCATCTTGCGCATCATGCCTGGCAACACCAGTGCCGCGAACACAAACGCGGCGGTGATCAGTTTCAAGTCATTCGGATTCAATCCGCCCCGGAGCGCGATCGCCACAAGGAGCCGGAACAGCACCGACCCCATGATGGCGCCGGTGATGACGTAGCCGAGTTGGCGGACACCCACGAGCGCCTCACCAATGATGATGCTCGCGAGCCCCCACACCACCATGCCGATGCCCATCTGCACGTCGGCAAAGCCCTGATACTGCGTGAGCAGTGAGCCGGCGGATGCAATCAGTCCGTTCGAAAGTGCCAGCCCAAGCACAATCATGGTGTTCACATTCACACCCAGTGCACGAATCATCTGATCGTTGTCACCGGCCGCCTGCATCGCGGTGCCAAGGTTCGTCCTGAAGAACAGGTACAGGGCCAGTCCGAAGACCGCCGCCACGAGCAGCGCGAGCAGGAGCACCGAAATGTCGCGCGTGGCCACTTCCCAGCCGATGAGGTTCACGTTGTCAGCGCCGAGCAGGCTGACGCCCCACCCTTCCGCGAGGGACGCAACCGTTCGTTCCGACATCAAGGGCACGTTGCTTTTGCCCATGATGTGCAGGTTCACGGAGAAGAGCGCCGTCATCACGAGGATGCCCGAGAGCAGCCGATTGATTCCGAAGCGCGTGTGGATCACACCCGTCACCGTGCCCGCCAATGCACCTGCAGCAAACGCCGCCATCGTCGCGAGTCCAGGATGCACTTGCGCCACAAGGAGGACAGCCGTCACCGACGCGCCAAGCGTGACCGAACCTTCAGCCGTAATGTCGGGAAACGAAAAGATGCGGAAGCTGATGAACACGCCGAGCGCGAGGAGCGACAGGATGAGTCCAATGGTGACGGCGCCGATCAGGAGCAACATGGCTAGCCCTTCGCCTCGCCAAGCCAATCAGCCGCAATCGGCCCAGCCCAACAGGCCCCGCGGATGAACTCACTCTCGCCGGCGCCGGCCGGACCACGGTCGTCATGCAGGAGGTGCAGGACGCCCAGGAGTTGTTCGTGCTCGAAGAGCGACGTCACGGTGTCCTTCAGGTCAATCTCTCCCTTGCGCAGTGGCCGGAAGGGAAACGCCGCCGCGTGCACGTGTCCGGCCATGCCGTCCGTGCCAAGGGGACGCACACAGGCGGCTCGCGCCACCGCTCCACCCCTGACCAGCACCCCAGCAGTGACGGTGGTTGATCGCAGGAACGCTCGCTCGGCCGTAAACGTCAGTCGGCCGCGCACGCCTGGGTGCCTGAAGAAGTCTCCACCGTCCTGATCCCCGAGGGGCTGGGCCGGGGAGCGGCGCAGCGCCGCGCCCACCAGGCCGGCCGCTTCACCGACCATGACAAATCCCACGGCCTCAGTGCCGACAATTTCGGCGATGCCCTCAAGCAGGCTCATCATGCCGATGGCAGAACCGGGCTGCTGCGACTCGAAGTGCACAAGTTTCGTGAACTCTCCCTCACACGCCAAGCCGTACAACACGCGGACATCGTCGGGCAGCGGACCAGTTGCGAGCAGATAGTCGGGCACGTTGGTGCCATCGGCGGGTTGATAGCCGGTGGCGCCAGCCACTGAGAGCATCTCGCCAAATCTGGACTGACAGTCCGCAAAGCCCTCGCCGAAGGCGCCCACTCCCAGTGCGAACATGGGAGAAAGCGAGCCGAGGCTGGTGCAATCGCTCTCGGTGAACGCCGCCGTGCCCAGCGGCGCATCGGCGCCGAGTGTGCGACACCTGAGGCCGGCGGCATCCGGCCGGTCGAACACCTCGAAGGCCACGCCCGCCCTTGCCACGGCCCGACCCGGCCGGGGCATCGCCACAGTCACTGCCGACCGTATGTCGGGGGCGATGAGTACCGCACTGAGCCGCGTCATCTCAAGCACGAGTCGCACCGAACTCGACGGATTCACCACCACAAACGTGCCCGTGATCCGGCTGAGCTGTTTGTAGAACTTCATGAGCGCGGCGATTCCGGCGGAGCTGAGGAACGTGACCTGCGACAGGTCCACCCGAAGATGATGGTGCCCGTCGCGCACCGCTTCAGAAAGCGCATTGTCGAGATGGTCGGCCCAGTAGCCGTCGAGGCGGCCAGCGACGGTCAGGAGGAACGCGCCGTCTGCGGGAGTTTTTGTAATCTGCATCGTGTCCCCTGCTCCGGTGTCAGCGGCCGATGACTTCATCCGCGCGGCGGATGACCGCCTGCGGCACGGTGAACCCGATCTTGCGGGCGACATCGAGGTTGACCATCAACTTCGTCGGCGCGTATTCGACGAAGGGAATGGTGGCTGGGCGCGCGCCGCGGATAATCTGGGCCGCGATCCGGCCGGCCTCCACGCCGCTGCCGTGGTAGTCGCGCGAGACAGCCAGCACACCACCGGCGCGCAGTTGCGCCGACTGGAATACGAACACCGGCAGCTTCGCCCGTGACGCGGCCTGGGCAATTCCGGGAAAGGCCGTCACCGTGAGGTTGCCAGCCACCTGGCAAATGGCGTCGATGCCGCTCGTGGCGAGTGCCATGGCCGCGTCTGCGACCTCGACGCTTGAGTTTGCCGCCACCGATTTGATCTCAAATCCCATGGGACCTGCCGCAGCCATCAGGGCGTCACGCTGGTGCACCATGTTCACTTCGGCCGGCACGTACACCATTCCCAGCTTGCGCGCGCGCGGCATCACTTCGCGCACAAGCGAGAGCATCTTGTCGAACGCTCCCATCATGTAGACGCCGCTCACATTCGGCAGGTGGTCGGCATTGGTCGTACCGGCGCCCACCGAAAACGCATTTGCCACGTACGTGAAGACGATCGGCATCGTCTTTGTCCGCTGGATGGCGGCCTGCAGCGTGGGCGTGGAAAACGTCACGAGCATGTCGGCGCCGTCTCCGATGGCGGCGTCGATCAGTCCCGTGACCGTGGCCATATCACCCTGCGCATTACGCACCGTGTATTCAAAGTCGCGCCCAGGCTCAAGCCCGGCTTCTTTCAGACCTGCCAGCACACCGGCTTCCGATTCCTCCACATCCGGCGTGTTGTTGTACTCAACAAACCCCAAGCGCCATTTCTTAGCGGCCACCTGGCGAGGCGCCGGCGCAGCCTTCTTTGCGCCATGAACGCCGGCTTCGTCAACCGTGACGGTCGCGCGTTTCAGAGTGGCATCGGCGAACGCCCATCGCTCACGCAGGCCTTTGAGCGCCGTGGTATTCACCGACAGAAACGGCGGGACGATGTCGAGAACGTCGCGAATCGGGATCTTCGAGATGTCCGCGCCTTCGAGCACATCGGCCACCAGGAAGGCGGCCTGCCGCCCCGACTCGAAGAAGTTGGGGCCGATGTCGAACAGCGTGCCGCGGTCGGCCCGGCCAGGCAGGATGGTGAAGACGGGCACGCGCGCCCGGCGTGCCAGCGACGCCACCAGGTCCACGGCGGCGATCACGGTGTTGTCGCCACCGATCCAGATCGCCTGGGCCCCTCGCGAGACCAGTGAATTGATCGCCTCGGGCACCGCCGACGTGCTGTCCACGTTGGCCTCCACGAGGGTCAGGCCCAGTTTTTTCGTGGCCTCGCGCGCCTTCGTGGTGAAAACGAGTGAATTGGATTCCGACGGGTTCCAGGCCACGCCGATGGTCTGCAGCGATGGCAGCGACTCCTTCGCGATCCGGAACGACTCCTCCACGGGCGCCATCACGCCCTGTCCCACGATATGCGCGGGGTGCTTGAGCGGGTCGGCCCTGTCGAGCCCGATCCCCGACGCATAGGGATCGGCGACCAGGAAAAATACGTGGCGGGTCTTGCCCTCGCGATTGTTGTTGGCCACCGCCTGCATGGACGGTGTGCTCGACGTCACCACCAGGTCGAAGTCACCGGCCGTGACCTGGCGCGCAATCGCCACACCCGTCGGCATGTCGCCCTGCGCGTTGAAACGTTGGATGGTGATGTTCTCACCGTCGCGGAATCCCCGTTCCGCCAGCCCGTCGAGGAGTCCCTCGATGCCCTCGTCGAGCACCGGCGTGTTGGCGTGCTGGACGATGGCGATGCGCGACACCTTGCCGGGCCCGCTCGAGCGGCGGCCCAGGTCTGCGATGAGCAGGATCGCCGACGCCACAGCGATCAGCAGGATGCCGAGAGAAAGACGCGCGACGACTCTGAGTAGGCCAGCCAACGGAAAGGTGCGCAGATTGTCACGTTCTCACATCGAACCTGTCAACCACGCCGAAGGTGATCAAGAATGCGTGCCATGCGTACTTCCATTGCCAGTCTCGCCTTTGCACTGACCGCCGCCGCCTGCGCGCCTGCGCCACCCGCGCCCGTTGCTCCGCCGCCGCCTGCGGCCTTTCCGGCAGGCCCCCTCGTCGACCTGACGCACACGTACGAAGCGCAGTCGATCTTCTGGCCGACGGCCGATCCGTTCCGACTCGACAAGGTGGCGGACGGGATGACGCCGGCCGGCTACTACTACGCCTCGAACAACTTCTTTTCATCCGAGCATGGCGGCACCCACATGGATGCGCCCGTCCACTTCGCTCAAGGCAGTCACACCGCGGATCAGGTGCCACTCGATCGCCTCGTGGGGCCCGCGCTCGTGATCGACGTGACAGAAGCCGCCCGCCAGAACGCCGACTATCAGGTCACCGTCGCGGACCTGCAGGCGTGGGAGCAGCAGCACGGCCAGATCGAGCCGAATGCCATTCTTCTGATTCGCACCGGGTTTTCGCAGCGCTGGCCGGATGCCGCACGTTACCTGGGCACGGCCGAACGCGGCCCCGCAGCGGTCCCGAAGCTGCACTTCCCCGGCCTGCATCCCGATGCCGCAAAGTGGATTGTGGCAAGCCGGCCGGTCAGGGCCCTCGGCATCGACACCGCGAGCATCGACTACGGCCAGTCTTCGCTCTATGAGTCACACCGGGCGCTCTACGCCACCAACATCCCGGCGTTCGAGAACCTGACCGCACTCGAACAGTTGCCACTGCGCGGGGCCTCCATCGTCGCACTCCCGATGAAAATCAAAGGCGGCAGCGGCGCACCGCTTCGCGCCATCGCGATTCTGCCCGCGCGCTGACCGACGCGCCAGAATCACTCGGTCGGTGTCTAACCTGTTCCAATGGTGCGCAGGCTTGCGGTTCTGTGTCTGTTCGGATTCGCGGTGGCGCTGTCTGCGCAGGGGCCGCCCCAGGGACCTCCGCCTCCCCCACCTCCGCCGCCATTGGCGGGCGGTGTCAGTCAAGGCGGACGGGCCGGCGGCTCAGGTGTGACCGGCGGTGCGCCGTCGGTGCTGATGGAAGCGCCGCGAGAGATGGGCACCGGATCCATCAGCGGCATCGTCACCGACGGCACGACCGGCGCGGCTGTTGAAGGCGCGCTGGTCTCACTGACAGTCAGCAGCAGGGAGATCGGTCAGGCCAGCAGCACACGGCCGCAGCAGATGACCGACAGCAAGGGGCGTTTCATCTTCACAGACCTCCCGGCGTCCACCGGGTATTCGCTGGCCACCACGCGAGCCGGTTACCTCGCCGGCGGGTACCGGCGAGTGCCAGGCGTTGCCAGCCTGACGCGCATCACCCTGACCGAAGGCCAATGGTTCACCGAAGGGCACATCAAGCTGTGGCGTCCGGCGGCAATCTCCGGAACCATTCGTGACGAACGGGGCGAACCACTCGTGAGCATCCCGGTGCGCCTGCTCATGGGCGCCACACTCGCCGGACGGCAGCGCTGGGCCGTTGGGCCCGCAGTGCAGACCGACGACCGAGGCATGTACCGCTTTGCCGGCCTGATGAAGGGCCAGTATCTGGTGCACGTGCCCAGCATCCAGATCAGTTTGCCTGGCGGCGAAGTGGCGCTATATCGCCCACCGAACCGCGCACCCGCCGGTGCATCGCCGACGCCGCAGGCCCAGGAAGCATTGCCCGTCCTCCGCGCCAGTGATGGCTCAGGCGTTGTGACCGGCTACTTCGCGGTGCCGCCACCAGACGATAAGGGCTCGGTCTACGCATCCTTGTTCCACCCAGCAGCGCGCACGCCCACTGACGCCACAACCATCGCAGTGGACTTCGCAGAGAATCGCGCGGGAGTGGACGTGCAGATGGCTCCGCTGCCCTCCGTATCGGTGTCGGGAATTGTGGCGGGCCCGCCGGCCGCTATCGCGGGAGTCCCGGTGCGGATCTTCCCGGTTGGCGGTGAGTTGGTCGGTCTTGCCGGCGACGCCGGTGTGACCACGGCTGATGCCGGCGGCGCCTTTACGTTTCAACGAATCCCTGAAGGCCACTACGTCATCGTCGCCAGCCGGTCCGTGGCCGAATACCAGGTCAACCAGTTCGGCTCACGAGAGGCGTTGATGCCCACCGGCGGCAATCCCTTCTGGATGCGATACAGCAATATGCCCGGCGGCAACGGCATGGTGCTCAACTCGAACAGCGTGCCTGGGCCTGATGTGACGGGCCGTGTCGAGGTGAGCGTGGGGAGCCGGCCGGTCACCGGCATCGTCGTACCGGTGATTCCTGCCACAAGCGTCTCAGGGCACATCGAGTGGGACGGCTCCGAAGTCCGGCCTGCGGGCGCGCCGCCCTTCATGGTGCGCTTCGAACCCACTGACGGCGACATTACGCTGGGTCCGTACGGGGCTGTTCCGTACTGGCCACAAGCCACTGTCGCCGCACGGATCACGTTCACCTTCAACAACGTCAAACCCGGCCGCTACTCGCTGGTCGAGGCCATCAGCAACAACCAGCAGGCGTTGGT from Acidobacteriota bacterium encodes the following:
- a CDS encoding PadR family transcriptional regulator, translating into MPTRNLAPPLGEFELLVLLATMSLGEAAYPLAVTRNIETRTGRKVSRAAVLITLGRMEDKDLVRSSYGDPTPERGGRPKRFFEVKASGVKAVQESLGRIDTMLVGLEGVLKRR
- a CDS encoding ATP-binding protein: MASHGRYLLPQVKKDLTRKMVFVSGPRQVGKTTMARALPGGKTGYLTWDDAEDRERILTQQLPSSTLWIFDELHKYRQWRNYLKGLYDKRRARQRILVTGSGRLDFYRFGGDSLQGRYHLLRLHPLSVAELRLKSQGDLGDLLTLGGFPEPYWSSSEVEARRWSRDYRTRLIREDVAGLERLHDLGHLELLMLRLPELTGSPLSINAVREDLQVAHKTVANWLDVLERLYAIFRLSPFGAPRIRAVKKEQKHYHWDWTLVQAPGARFENLVASHLLKWVHFRQDTEGRDVDLRYFRDHDRREVDFVVVEGRTPVLMVECKLDDAPVDPGLRYLKARFPGCDAWQIHAKGTKDYQTAEGIRVAPAVTLLKTLV
- a CDS encoding DUF937 domain-containing protein, with translation MQITDILAQMGGLQSIARELGVSEAQVASGADALAPAILGGFKKQAQGQSSGLEGLGGLLNQFGGGGLLDDVLGAQPTNVARGNDVLGQIFGSKDVSRAVAQNAASQSGLDPSLLKKMLPMLAMLVGGFISKQQSGGGSVMPSSMGGGLGDLLGGLLGGNASGGGGRKSGGGIASMLDLDGDGNPLDDIMGMLGKLRG
- a CDS encoding viroplasmin family protein, producing the protein MPVVPDVSTRTIIFCDGATKGNPGPGGWGAVVVTPDGRVTELGGAIPHTTNNRMELTAAISALERVQSVGGPLDVYTDSTYVIKGIREWIWAWRRRGWKTVEGNDVLNRDLWEVMSALVQARGTSVIEWHYVRGHVGTPGNERCDAIADGLARHAQVNLYSGTLLGYDVDISDVPADTAVPVRSAGPRKEKVAAHSYVSVVDGRPTRHATWAECERHVKGRSGAKFKKSVSAADEAAILRSWNVDPSDL
- a CDS encoding D-aminoacylase; the encoded protein is MRHLATVFMVVLTTSACAGPVEYDVLIRNGTIYDGSGGAPVTGDVAINGDTVVAVGAIGDAKGRTEIDAKGLAVAPGFINMLSWAGTPLLADGRSQSDIRQGVTLEVFGEGTSGGPLTAAMKTEIVEQQGDIKYAIEWTTLKEYLDHLVAKGVSTNIASFIGATTVRTHVLGEANREPTPAELDTMRGLVAQAMKEGALGVGSSLIYAPAFYAKTPELVALARVAGEHGGIYISHMRSEGNRLLEAVDELITIAREAKVPAEIYHLKAAGKENWTKLDEVIRKVESARAEGLEISADMYTYTAGSTGLDAAMPPWVQEGGHTAWTNRLKDPKIRPRVLREMTTRTTEWENLYLAAGAEGTLLVGFKNEALKPLTGKTLAEVAKSRGKSPEDTAIDLVIEDGSRVQVVYFLMSEENVRRQMALPWMSFSSDAGSMAPEGVFLKSSTHPRAYGSFARVIGRYTREGVFTLQEAVRKLTSQPAKVLRIEKRGSLAPGYFADVAVFDPAKVEDLATYEKPHQYSTGMVHVLVNGVPVLKDGVHTDATPGRVVQGPGATKR
- a CDS encoding ATP-binding protein, coding for MSTDLTLTLTSRLKDIERLAAAVEAFGVEHELTDEVMFAVNLSLDEVVTNVISYAFSDAQEHPIVVRLSLDGEVLRAQVTDGGQPFNPLTVPTPDLDAPVEERRIGGLGLHIVREMMDDLEYRREGDKNVLTLTKHLTAVS
- a CDS encoding ATP-binding cassette domain-containing protein, whose protein sequence is MLDVRRIVKTFNPGTPNEVRALQGVDLTIEEGSFVIVIGGNGSGKSTFLNAVAGTFIVDSGTLSIDGTDVTSWPEHRRASMIGRVFQNPFSGTAPSMTIAENLALAARRGKSRGLSWALTPKMRDEFRDRVRRLNMRLEDRLDNAIGSLSGGQRQALTLLMATWLKPRLLLLDEHTAALDPKSADQVIALSEEIVARDGLTTLMVTHSMQQAAHLGDRLVMMHRGAVLHDFRGAEKRRLRADELLARFEDIRRADQLDESAADMLRRLYV
- a CDS encoding ABC transporter permease, with the translated sequence MLLLIGAVTIGLILSLLALGVFISFRIFSFPDITAEGSVTLGASVTAVLLVAQVHPGLATMAAFAAGALAGTVTGVIHTRFGINRLLSGILVMTALFSVNLHIMGKSNVPLMSERTVASLAEGWGVSLLGADNVNLIGWEVATRDISVLLLALLVAAVFGLALYLFFRTNLGTAMQAAGDNDQMIRALGVNVNTMIVLGLALSNGLIASAGSLLTQYQGFADVQMGIGMVVWGLASIIIGEALVGVRQLGYVITGAIMGSVLFRLLVAIALRGGLNPNDLKLITAAFVFAALVLPGMMRKMGQKHA